The following proteins are encoded in a genomic region of Phalacrocorax carbo chromosome 2, bPhaCar2.1, whole genome shotgun sequence:
- the CDH17 gene encoding cadherin-17: MFKLCGLQFLLAIYLATSQNLGHLHISGPLKDMNFSVPEEGGMRIVYQFTSEPPAVSFRATGEKDGIIDIVPMTGILYLNGSLDWETRAAHRLQVESLDEKGNIVKGPYTVTIYVEDINDNPPEFDQKKYTGVVRQNSRPGKPFMRVHATDRDDPTTPHAQLKYSILHHFPNPFTEMLFQINNITGEISPSKAGSYHLDPHKQDTFILVVAVKDMAGLTANAFTSSADVIITVKESLWKAPSTIHIQENSTQVHPVNITQVRSNEPDVIYDLLEKEKLPRLPFSIDQNGVIYVTEPLDREEKDAYTFFAITKDKMGELVDKPLQIHVIVKDINDNPPVCQQALTEIEVQENEGGGSNIGTVLATDMDEKDTLNSRLQFKIKSQVPAVPASSLFFIQQDTGILQLISRSLNKRIASNYSLKVLVTDAAFQTICDVQIHVIDINDQIPIFEKSDYHNVTVAENLPVGTVILEIQATDGDEPATGSSSIIYQVKEGDPNNTFTIETDPETNRGFVKIKKALDFEAAPVYNLVINATNPEPLVPDVQYNSSSLTLFKVFVTNVDEPPVFHKTVYRGEVPEDIPVNTLVMTVEAYDPEGATVRYSLEGDIRKWLRIDSTTGQIYTASTLDREQQEIYTVDVVASELNNAAQKSKATLTLHLSDVNDNPPQLAMDYLPFFCHPLSGGERTFIQATDPDEQIYFSTFDFSLVDDMNTRNNWEISKFNATHAYLSPKHTNFEENVYSVPVIIKDNGKPPLERKVNLKVNICKCSSEKSCFVPVQRKHSGPSAGQAIGILLGVMLIIGFVIGGVFYHMKNKQKKENKSHQEDVKDKAELSRPLTVS; encoded by the exons ATGTTTAAGCTGTGTGGACTTCAATTTCTGCTTGCCATTTACTTG gCTACAAGCCAGAATTTGGGGCACCTGCATATAAGTGGGCCTCTGAAGGACATGAATTTCTCTGTTCCAGAAGAAGGGGGAATGCGCATTGTTTACCAG TTCACATCTGAGCCACCTGCTGTGAGTTTCAGAGCAACTGGTGAAAAAGATGGAATAATTGACATTGTGCCAATGACAGGCATCCTGTATCTCAATGGGTCTCTGGACTGGGAAACCAGAGCAGCGCACAGGTTGCAG GTGGAAAGTCTGGATGAAAAGGGAAACATAGTGAAAGGTCCATACACTGTTACAATATATGTGGAAGATATCAATGACAACCCACCAGAATTTGACCAAAAAAAGTACACTGGAGTAGTGAGGCAGAATTCCCGTCCAG GCAAGCCCTTCATGCGTGTCCACGCCACTGACCGCGATGATCCTACTACTCCCCATGCACAGTTGAAATACAGCATTCTCCATCATTTTCCCAACCCttttacagaaatgcttttccaGATCAATAATATAACTGGAGAAATCTCACCGAGTAAGGCAG GCTCTTACCACTTAGATCCTCACAAGCAGGACACTTTCATACTTGTTGTCGCCGTGAAGGACATGGCAGGGTTGACAGCGAATGCTTTCACCAGTAGTGCTGATGTGATCATCACTGTGAAGGAGAGCCTGTGGAAAGCTCCCTCCACCATCCACATCCAAGAAAATTCAACTCAGGTCCACCCTGTCAACATCACCCAG gTACGCTCAAATGAGCCAGATGTAATTTATGACCTTCTTGAAAAAGAGAAGCTGCCCAGGCTCCCATTTTCCATCGATCAGAACGGGGTTATTTATGTGACCGAACCATTggacagggaagaaaaggatgCT TATACTTTCTTTGCGATCACAAAAGATAAAATGGGAGAACTGGTAGACAAGCCTCTACAAATTCATGTTATTGTGAAAGACATTAATGACAATCCCCCTGTGTGCCAGCAGGCCCTCACTGAAATTGAAGTTCAAGAAAATGAAGGTGGAG GAAGTAATATTGGTACCGTGCTTGCTACAGACATGGATGAGAAGGACACCCTTAACTCTCGTCTGCAGTTCAAAATCAAAAGTCAGGTTCCTGCTGTGCCTGCAAGTAGTCTGTTCTTTATTCAGCAAGACACTGGGATTTTGCAGTTAATTAGCCGTTCCTTAAACAAGCGCATTGCATCCAACTATTCCTTGAAGGTGCTGGTGACAGATGCAG CATTCCAAACAATCTGTGACGTGCAAATACATGTCATTGACATCAATGATCAGATTCCCATCTTTGAAAAATCAGAT TACCACAATGTGACTGTTGCAGAAAATCTCCCAGTAGGAACAGTGATATTAGAAATTCAAGCTACCGATGGAGATGAACCTGCCACAGGGAGCTCCAGCATCATTTACCAAGTGAAGGAAGGAGATCCAAACAACACATTCACCATAGAGACAGATCCTGAAACAAACCGAGGGTTCGTCAAGATTAAAAAG GCTCTTGATTTTGAAGCAGCTCCAGTGTACAACCTGGTGATCAACGCCACAAACCCCGAACCGTTGGTGCCAGACGTGCAGTACAACTCAAGCTCCCTTACCTTGTTTAAAGTTTTCGTAACAAATGTGGATGAGCCACCTGTTTTCCACAAGACAGTTTACAGAGGAGAAGTGCCTGAAGATATTCCTGTCAATACACTGGTCATGACGGTGGAGGCCTATGATCCTGAGGGGGCTACTGTACG atACTCCTTAGAAGGTGACATAAGGAAATGGCTGAGGATTGATTCAACCACTGGGCAGATATACACTGCTTCCACTTTGGATAGAGAGCAGCAAGAAATATACACAGTTGATGTTGTTGCGTCAGAGCTAA ATAATGCAGCTCAGAAGTCCAAAGCAACCTTGACACTACACTTAAGTGATGTGAATGACAACCCTCCACAGTTAGCTATGGattatcttcctttcttctgccaccCACTCAGTGGAGGAGAGAGAACTTTCATTCAAGCTACTGATCCTGATGAACAGATCTATTTTTCaacatttgatttttctctcGTGGATGACATGAATACAAGAAATAATTGGGAAATCTCAAAATTTAATG CTACTCATGCTTACCTCTCTCCGAAACACACTAACTTTGAAGAGAACGTGTATAGTGTTCCAGTAATAATTAAGGACAATGGGAAACCacctttggaaagaaaagtgaaTCTTAAAG taAACATCTGCAAATGTTCAAGtgaaaaatcatgttttgttCCAGTCCAGCGTAAGCACTCTGGGCCGAGCGCTGGCCAGGCAATTGGGATTCTTCTTGGGGTCATGCTCATCATTG GTTTCGTTATAGGGGGTGTGTTTTAtcacatgaaaaacaaacagaaaaaagaaaacaagagccATCAGGAAGATGTAAAGGATAAGGCTGAACTCAGTCGCCCTCTGACTGTTTCATGA